Proteins encoded in a region of the Vicia villosa cultivar HV-30 ecotype Madison, WI unplaced genomic scaffold, Vvil1.0 ctg.001829F_1_1, whole genome shotgun sequence genome:
- the LOC131636771 gene encoding probable F-box protein At4g22030: MALALASIHTSTSFFSSSSVPLRRSVNASIRVPKTNNFSVPKIPTKNNVEGLTIPLLNGQKNVLSNYDITMQLYAILDSVSDRIEMHNNLSQQRQNWNNLLLNNINMITLTATTLTGVAAASGAIGAPLLALKLSSTLLFSAATGLLLIMNKIQPSQLAEEQRNATRLFKQLRAKIETGISLGNLTEHDVRCLVENVLALDKAYPLPLLGVMLEKFPEKYEPAVWWPRKRKEGNTAERKMKKRNSNNNNNNGWSEELEMELKEVIEVVKRKDIEDYERLGNMILKVNKSLGIAGPLLTGIAAIGSACVGNSSIAAIVAVMAGSLGAVVNAIEHGGQIGMVFEMYRNCGGFFKLLEESVDDTLEEKDYEMRENGELFEMKMALMLGRSVCEMRQLALKSVACRMEGIEVDEFASKLF; the protein is encoded by the coding sequence atggcTTTGGCTTTGGCCTCCATACATACCTCAACATCATTCTTTTCTTCATCTTCTGTTCCTTTAAGAAGATCAGTAAATGCTTCAATTCGTGTCCCAAAAACCAATAATTTCTCAGTTCCTAAAATACCTACTAAGAACAATGTTGAAGGATTAACAATTCCATTGTTAAATGGTCAAAAAAATGTTTTGTCCAATTATGATATCACCATGCAACTCTATGCTATCTTAGATTCTGTATCCGACAGAATAGAAATGCACAACAACCTCAGCCAACAACGTCAGAATTGGAACAACCTACTTCTAAACAACATCAACATGATCACACTCACTGCTACAACGTTAACCGGTGTAGCCGCGGCAAGCGGTGCTATCGGAGCACCTCTTCTGGCTCTTAAACTATCATCCACTCTTTTGTTTTCAGCAGCAACAGGTTTGCTTCTAATCATGAACAAGATTCAGCCTTCGCAACTCGCCGAGGAACAACGAAACGCTACGAGGTTGTTTAAACAGCTTAGGGCTAAAATCGAAACCGGGATTTCTCTTGGAAATCTAACGGAACATGATGTGAGGTGTTTGGTGGAGAATGTTTTGGCTCTTGATAAAGCTTATCCTCTTCCTTTATTAGGTGTTATGCTTGAAAAGTTTCCGGAGAAATATGAACCTGCTGTTTGGTGGccgagaaaaagaaaagaaggaaatacagcagaaagaaagatgaagaagagaaatagtaataataataataataatggatgGAGTGAAGAACTTGAAATGGAATTGAAAGAAGttattgaagttgtgaagaggaAAGACATTGAAGATTATGAGAGACTTGGAAATATGATATTGAAGGTTAACAAGAGTTTAGGAATAGCAGGTCCATTACTCACTGGAATTGCAGCTATAGGTTCTGCATGTGTAGGAAACAGTTCAATTGCAGCTATAGTTGCTGTCATGGCTGGTTCATTAGGTGCTGTAGTGAATGCTATTGAACATGGTGGACAAATAGGTATGGTGTTTGAAATGTATAGAAACTGTGGTGGATTCTTCAAGCTGTTGGAAGAAAGTGTTGATGATACGTTGGAAGAGAAAGATTATGAGATGAGAGAAAATGGAGAGTTGTTTGAAATGAAAATGGCTTTGATGTTGGGAAGAAGTGTTTGTGAGATGAGACAACTTGCTTTGAAATCTGTTGCTTGTAGAATGGAAGGAATTGAGGTTGATGAATTTGCTAGCAAGTTGTTTTGA